The genomic region GGACTTATTTCCTTAATCTTTGGTCTCAACTAGCAATAACTTCCATTACTAATACTGTAAGTCTTGTGGCACCAACTCTCATCAATAATCATACAACACAATCTTTCTTCTACTAATTTCATCTCTCCTGCAAAGGCTTGTCATTCACGTAAATTAGAATCGTATGCTCAATCACATAGTGTAACATGTACTGGTAAATGAAAGAATACATTGTATGTAATTCCAACACATTACAGACATGAGGCTTAATGTGGTCATTCAGTACATTGACTCTAATATTGATTTTCCACATTAAttttactattttggattcggcctaacccccgaatccttcacgaaagattcggcccaataccgaaccgaatcctaatttgcatatgcatttgcatatgggaaggcgaaacattttttactttcttgttttttttacaaaaagtcacgcaatttcactcccacccctaatttgcatatgcaaattaggattcggatatggttcggccgggcagaaggattcccgAAAccgaaatcctggattcggtgcatccttaattgaTATCAGTAATTATGAAATCACTGTATATACTGATAACCAAGGAAGATTGTGGAATtatccactttatttattttaatttaaagcattttatctGTGTATAACACTACAATATCCTGATTTCAGTTCAATATTCTTATCAGATCACGCAGCTAAAGATAGAGAACAACCCATTTGCCAAAGGTTTTCGGGGGAGTGATGACATGGAGCTACACCGGATGTCCAGGATGCAGAGGTAACGTTTCTTTCTTGACATTAAAAACACACAACTTAGACTATTGCATATATTGCTTTACAAATcctctttttattaatgaaaTTCTGGCATTTATTTATTACTTGATTTAACATTATGGCACAGCATTCAGTTCAGGAATGGTAATAGCATAGACATGAGGATGTCTGGAGATTAGAATAATTAAATATCCATTTCAAAAAGAAAGAAGACTGAAATGGCCAACAGGATACAGAGTACTTATTCTATTTTGTCATTGCTGTAcaacagaggtccccaaccttttttttaccagtgagccacaccTGGTTTTGTGCTGCTAAAACTTGCCATTAAACCAGCAATTGAAAaagaagcatctgctttgaggccactgggagcaacatcttgctcaggagccactggttagggattaGAGCCCTACAATATTCACTACAAGGTACATTGATGAACAGACACTGCAGATATCTGTAAACATTGTTAAGTGCTGAACACTCATTCCACTTTGTCTTCTCTTTAGCAAAGAGTACCCAGTAGTCCCAAGAAGCACAGTCCGTCAGAAGGTGTCCTCTAACCACAGCCCATTCTCTCAAGAAACACGCAACATTACAGGATCCTCTACCCTAAATTCCCAATACCAGTGTGAGAATGGGGTTAGCAGCACCTCCCAGGATCTTCTTCCACCTTCCAGTGCATATCCTTCCTTGCCCCATGAGTCTGCTCCTATATATCACTGCACAAAAAGAAAAGGTACGCATGTAAGAATGTAGAGTGTCAATTCATGATTGGGTTCAATGCTTTGTCCATGTTAGATACTTAAGTTGAAAAAGGATACATTTCCTTCAGGTGCAGGATTGGACTGGGTCAGCGGGACAACAAttcttaggggcatttgcccggggtgcCCTTAGGctagagggaggagggagggggtctatgtagggtagggggtagggttttttaacattagggttgaattctcctttaacccttatTCTTTTTATCCCTATACTATTACAAATATTTTCCATAATGGCCTCGGTTAATAGTTTACAGAGATCGAGGCTTTATTAAATTCTGCCCACAAATATACAACTAAAATATACCATATGTATAAGACCAGACTCAATAAGACCCGacttaatttaaaattttgtaCCAAAAAAATATGTTCTGACCAGCAGCTTAAAGCCATACTGACACGTTTGTATAacaatcataggaacgtgtcactATCAATTAAATGCTGCACCTGTAatcgttcccctcaaagcccccctcaAAGACGCCcctaacccccacaaaccttcgTTCACCCAAACTTCCGATACTGCTAAATTATCTTCTTAACCATTTCAGTgtcgctgggctgggggcggcgcgATCCTTGCATAGGCTGattatgaatgaaaacaggaattcagcctatggaaggatcgatCCCAGCctagcgtcactgaagcaacgtGGAAGATCTGTTAGTGGTGTCAGCCAGTCTGCAGCACACAGGTTAGCAGGGCTGGGGCGGCTTTGCGGGGAACAATTacaggtgcagcatttacttaatactgacacgttcctatgatttttataggaacgtgtcagtatcgcttaaATGTAGAAAACCCTTCTCTCTCTTGCCAGTGGGCAGCTTTTGTGTTGACATCATTATatcaatgaagaaaaaaaagcaatttaaaattaTGCTCCTTTTGTATGTATGTAccgtatgtataactttatttgtaaagcgctgttaaggagccgcagagttgtacaatgcataaaagtacaatatatataaaaaagtatacatgggggggacaaatcacataataaatatatacagaatcattggacaaagagcttaagtgctattcagtaagagacatagtgggaaggaggtccctgccctgcagagctcacagtctaagtggatgggaggctaacatacaggtacaaataggagatgaaaaagtgcacaagataaggcatagtcagtagggacaggactagactaatgATCTAGTCGTTCAAAATGTAGACTgttagtttttttcttgaagggattaagagaggattccttacggaggaattcagggatggtatttcagaggtaaggagcagcaagatagaagggtttaaGACAAGAGATGGCAGTGgaagtggatggtgtgaaaagaaggtgactgagaagagcggagaagacgaccaggaacatATAGTGGGACAAGGGAAGAAATGTAGTTAGTAGCAGAGGAGTCGAGGGCTTTAAATGTTAGTAGAAGGGcgtttatatgctatcctttgctttaacaggcagccacactaaggattttagctggggttgagcaggttcccttttaggagagagcagaaggatcctggtagcagagtttaagattgattggtggggagagagatgggagtcaggaagaccagttaggaggagattgcaatagtctaaacaggataagataagggcatggattagtgttttgactgttgtttgtgaaagaaaggggcgtatcttggctatattgcacAGGAAGAAatgacaggttttggcagtattattaatatcaaGTACAGAATCCTGAGGCACCCCCATATTGagatgaacaggaggagaggatcagtttgcaaaagtaacagagtATGATCagtcagaaaggtaggaagagaaaaaggatgcagcttgatcatggataccaattgaatggagaacttgcattagaacagaatggttaacAGTTTCAAAccagaagataagtccaggagaatgagaatagagtaatgccctttggccttagcagtctggagatcatttgcaactctacataaggcagtctcagtggagtgtgcaggtcaaaagccagactgcatagggtcaagcaaattattggtgcagagaaagttagtaatatggGAGAAGACGAGATGTTCCAGCAGTTTAGAAGCtagcagaaagagagagagacaggaaggtagttagacaaacaggatAGGTCAAGTGTAGCCTTTTCAGAATGGGCTTGACACAGGACTGTTTGAGTAACGAGGGGAAAGTAGCAGAGGTAATAAGGAATTGAATATATGGGTAAGTACTGGAGTGAGGACAGGAGCACACTGTTTTAATAGAGATGATGGGataggatcaagtgagcaagttgttgatggagaggaTAGGAGAAGTTTAGAGACCTCCAGCTCAGATATATGATCAAAAGAGTTTAAAATGGAAATAGAAGCTTTAGGGGGAATGAGAATATTAGTATCTGAGGGGTGGGAAAATTGTTTGTGGATAGAGTCAACTTTGCTTTCAGAGAAGTCAGCAAAGTCATGGGGGGTATGTTCAGGTGTTAGTGAATCATTTGTAGAGGGATGAAGTAGCGAGTTGAATATTGAAAACAAGcgtcgtgggttggatttgttGTTATTTATGAGTGTATTGTAGTGCTGTTGTTTAGCCTGGGATAGGGCAGTACCAAGGCAGGCCATGAGAAATTTATAGTGGAGGAAGTCAGCTTTTGTATGGGATTTCCTCCACATGCGCTCAGCCACTCGCGTACAGGAGCGCAGAAATCGCGTCTGGTCGTTCATCCAGGGACAGGGATTACGAACACGATTGCGTTGTGGCTGCAGAGGGGCATGAGCATTGATAGCAGCAGACAGAACCTAGTTGTAGGTATTTACCAGTGAATCAGGATCAGAAGTAGTGATGGAAGAGAAGCTAGAACTGAGAGAGTCAGATAGAGCATATCAACAGAACGGGGGTTGCGAACCAGAATTTTTGGTTGAGAGTTAGCAGAGGGGGGAGTGTGCGAGATAGAAAAAGAGATAAGATGGTGATCAGAGAGAGGAAAAGGATCAATTATACCTTTTGCTCATTACCGATATAGTGGAGAAAGCAAattctgttttgtttatttgtttaatttaaaaataactttaaaatcattgaacactgttagggagttatttattaaagtctaaatgcaaaaaaatttgaaaaaatttagtttttttactataaaatctgagttttttgtgaaaatgtttttttcgagatttattttcccccgagatttataatacctcgagaatggaaaaagtcagaatctgaaaatcctccatctcagacctgccaaggttgtatttaagttaatgggaaaggtccctatcctatttggaagtctgtggtctgtgctggatttcacctgaaaatccgactattttgggcaaaaatcggaaaaattcatACTTTCCATGAAAAAGCATGAAGAAATAGAGTGATTCGGAgaagaaatccaaaaaaatcatacaattcgaatttttgctTAATTTTATCAAGTatgtccccaatccgattaaattgtgcttttttaataataaataaggtccaatcgcgGATTTTATTTTGGtcagactttatttatttaagtacTCAGAAAaattcattttgataaataaaggccCCCATGTTGGTCTTTAATATAATCAAAAGTTGCCTataattaaaatagaatatatGGGCAGCtgtgtttctctttttctttgcaCACACCATGTTCATTATttccatatttggccaaatacagattTCTCCACTAAAGATATGGCAGGATACAAAACCAAAATTCAACCCATAATTGGCATATTAACCtaagggaaaaataaaacatctgCATTATTTGCCACTTTCAGTTATCCATAGATTTAAATTCTGATGACGGCTTGGATTAGGTTGAGCTGAAACATAAATATCTGATACTTCAAACTTCAAAAAATGTctaggattcagttgaatccacGTTTTGGTGAATTCCCAGTCAGGACACAACTGAAGGTAGAGTATAATGTTGCAAATGGCAACTGTATATTAATCACagcatttatgtattttatttctatagtAAGTGAAGAGCCAGCTGAACTTTCGTATAAGAAACCCTACATGGACACATCACCAAGCGAAGAGGACCCTTATTATCGTTCTGGGTACCCACAACCTTCATCCTCTTCCTCATCTAACAACTCTTTCCGCACAGAATCTGCCCAACGGCAGGCCTGCATGTATGCGAGTTCAGCACCTGCAACAGAGCCTGTACCATCCTTAGAGGACATATCTTGCAACAGCTGGTCTAGTGTGCCTTCTTACAGCAGCTGCACAGTGGGTGGAGGAATGCAGCCCATGGAGCGCCTCCCATATCAGCACTTTTCTGCTCACTTTACCTCTAGTTCCCTCATGCCCAGACTGAGTAATCATGGAAGCACACAGCCAAGTGATTCTCACTCCATGTTCCAACATCAGTCTACTCACCAGACCATTGTAAGGCAATGCAATCCTCAATCTGGGTTACAACAATCATCAGCTCTTCAGTCAACTGAATTCTTGTACCCACACAGTGTTCCCCGGACCATTTCACCACACCAGTACCACTCTGTGCATGGGGTAGGTATGGCCCCAGACTGGAATGAAAACAGCTAACAGGGCAGAAATTATGTTCTTTTGGAGTGCAAGACCAATATGGTGTTTACAGAGCCATTTAATGTGGACAGATGTTTGAAGGGTGCAAGAATTTGTATACTGGAACCTTATTTCTTGATAACCTCAAAAACATTGATCCACTTTCTTCCTAAACTCTTGCTTTGTGAGCCTGCATAGAAAGAAGAAGGATACAAGGCTGGAAACTTCTTTAAAGAATCCGCACTCGAAAAAACAGAGACCTCTCAAATCCTGTAGCTTTGCACTTCATGCAGCAGGCTAACAATATATTGTGGCCTCCTTGTGGAAggacaaataaagcaaaaaaggaGGTGGGGAAAGATGCACTTAATGTAAGCACCTACACAACTCTGGTGTTTGCAGTGTATTACACAGTGTGCTGTAGGAAAATGGAACAGTCTATGTAAAAACAATGATGATGCTGTGTATTCAGTCAAGGAGGACATGGAACAGTTGCTCTGGAGAAAAGCAGAGCTTGTAGTTAGATGCCTACACTTCAGAAAGTCTTTAGGAAAGAGACCAATACAAAAGAACATTAAATGTTCATCAGAAATCAgttattacaaaatataaaacaggAGGAATACAGATTAATAAACCATTGATCTGTACTGTAGAATGGTGATGGTTGCAGAGACCGCTCCTTCAGTTTTACcataaaacaacaaatacaaCCATTTCAGTATTTGATGCATGACAGCTTATATTATTGGAATGCTGTGGTCATATGtagtactgtttaaaaaaaaaataaacatttaagcCATTTTCCAACCAATTTGACTCTAATTTAAAGATGTTGGCTACCATCTATTTTCTACCAAGATCATCAAGAACATAAGGCAAATATGCATATCATGATCATGACAGTATAGTTTCTTTTCTGCCACAGAAATGAGTCATATCATGCCAGATACAATCTTGACAATCTAGAAGACAAATAATCCAATGTAATTAACCATCATGCCAAGTTAAATCTCAGTCCCACAATTACCTTTGTTTGTAATAAAATCTCCAtaagttatttttaattattactttGTGACCCAATTGCTAAATATTTTTGACCCTTGGCTAAATCATTATCAACTGCAGCCATCCTAAAACAGGCCTGAACAATGGATCTAGCCTGCACCTCACCTCCACATAAAACAGAGTGCTTGGTTTGTCGAATGTTGTGTCATTGAccttgttatataataaaagataatatatttttgttttgtgtggACTTCCTGAGTTGAATTCCTGGataaaaataatatgcatttgaTTTCTAACAATTGTCTAACGAGCTTTCTCTCATGTACAGGGATTTTACAAACATATTGGTGGGCTCAGCCTATGGACCAGAAGGTGAGGTTAAATCTAACAGGCAATGTTGCCCTTTGCATTTCTGGTATATAGAAATGACAGGACAGAGGCACATGCGCATCAGATCATGCTGCAAATTACTTTTTGTAAAATAAGTGATTAAGTAATTAATGCTACAGACTTTAGCCTGTGTTCATCCAAATTAAACAGAATAGCAGAAAAGCAAGTTGGTGCAACCGTGCAAGGTAGACTGAAAGATAGCAGAAAGAGTGACAGGTTACCCTTCCCAAAAATATGTTGTCTGACTTCAATCTTTCCAGGGGCGATGAGGCAGCTCCTTCAATTCCCACCCCCACTTCCCacttatgatctgattgtttggtctGAATGGTAAGTAATCTATggtataaaaacacacacacagtacatcAGCCTGTGAACTCTCGTAAGAACATCATTTGGTTGTTTGGAAGCCTGTTCTAGTCATCTTTCATATACTAGTTACTGAGGGgcaaagttaaggtggccatacacagggagatccgcttgccTCCCCGTGAGGTTCAAAATTTGGTTAGAGCTTccttatctgaaaaataaattacagatatatgaaaacattgctatATCAGCCTTTCTGCAGTAGGTTACAGACTATCTAGGGCAGTAAACAAATGTGCAGCCCTGATGGCTGGGCAGGTATTTGTGCAAGATGACAATACTGCAGTGAACCACTGGCTGACTGTGCATTTACTGGATTGTCATAGACCCATACATGACTCCGAAAACCTTTGTTTTGGACTTTGTTCCAAgtccaaatatgaaaaaacaccatctgaaacttgctgaattcatgtaaaagccaatggcagatCCATCTGAAGAagttttaaccctcacaaaatgttaTCAGAGTTTTTTTCTGATCCAATTTGTTCGAGTTTTGTTTATTGATAATtaagggcaaatcgtggattctactttggttggactttttttatttaaaaaaatctgaaaaattcggatttttataaataacccccaactgTCCTCTTATTCTGACACTCATTTGCTTTGAGACACTCAGACTGCTTTTTCTTGCAAAGAGCAAATCTGGATTTCTCTGTGGTAGTGCTGGAATGAATTTGGTATCTGGAACCTGTATAGGGTGATACCATAGTAGTGAAGTCAACAAGGGTGGGGACCAGCCaatgtggcaactttttttatttcattacactaaataaataaatggacttAATTGATCAAATACAATTCTGTCCTGtattgcaggagttgcatatttttgcactttttgtctgttgtccggtacatctatgtacTATGTACATGgtcctagagcagggatccccaaccttttgaacccgtgagcaacatttagaagtaaaaggagttggggagcaacacaagcataaaaaatgttcttgggatgccaaacaagtgctgtgattggccatttagtagcccctatgtggattgtcagcctacattgaggctctgtttggcagtgcacctggtttttatacaaccaaaacttgtctccaagcctggaattcaaaaataaacacttgctttgaggccactgggagcaacatccaagggttggggagcaacatgtcgctcacgagctactggttggggatcactgtcctagaggaacgttgtttcatttcactgtactgtacaaatgtatatggatgaaattacAAACTCACCCTTGACTCGTGACAGCAAGccctatatactgtagctatataGAATAGGAAACATTTCAGTGCTTCCTAAAGTAACAATCCCATCAATAACTCCAAATGTCTGGGAAGCCAGCTGGATGACTATTCTAAAGTAACGTTAGTTCTGATCCCTTGATAGCAGCAAAACTATAATGGATTGAAAAGGTGAAGAAAACATGAATGAGTCCTGCAGCCCAGAGGTTCATGGGTTAATCATGTACTTCTCTGTCTGCTTCTCTTTCTTCTTCACAGGATTCCTAAGTGTGCAAATGGATGGAGAGCAGTTGAAAACCACATCTATCTCTCAGGGGGGCACTTACGAAGAGAGGCAGCAACGGATCTGCCAATGTTAGCCAAGAACCAGGAAATCTGGAATGTGTTCCAGACTTTATATTTTGATCGCAAGGGAAAGACCTCAGCTAACCACAGAACTCCTACCCTCTCCTCCCTGGCTAGATGCAACCATCGAATTAATGAAATGACTTGCTCAGAAAGAGGGCAAACTGTATCTGGCATAGCATCTTGTGCTGTAGAGGACCCACTACATAAAAGTGCTGAACAGTAGCACCAGAAGCTAGCAGATAAAGTTTAGTGATGTAAAAATGGGAACCTAATTATAACAGATGAAGGATGTGAAAAAGCAAAGGTGGTTTTATCTTTTCCCTATAAAAGCACtttccctaaaaaaaacatttttttttaaagaaagcattTGCCATAATAAATTGGTATGGGTAACAGCTGcgaaaactacaattcccagtatgGTGTGTGCTTATTTTAACATAGTATAACAGCTGATGATAAAAAGGtctggtggttcacctttaagttaaattttagtatgttatagagtggctaatttgaaatgtttcaattggtcttcattatttatttgtaatcttttttttaattgcttgtctttttcttctgactctttccagctttaaaatgggggacACTGGCCCTgtctaaaaccaaatgctttgtaaagctacacatttattattattgctacttttttattcatctatttattcatgccctctcctattcatattacagtcacttattaaaatcattgtatggtagtttggaccctagcaacccaattgctgaaagtgcaaactagagagctgctgaataagaaaataactcaaaaaacaaaaataaaaaatgaatgaaaaccaattgcaaattgtgtcagaatatcactctctacatcatactaaaagtaaactcaaaggtaaacaaccccataaaggagaactcaaccacCCCACTAATAAAAATTCCTACCCAGTGTCATGTATTGCTGGTATTCGAGCCAaagacctttgggtttctggctcagtgccttaaccatttggccacgTGAGCAGCCGGTAGGGTTGCttgctatatgttacctggcctctccAGCttcagcccagctgcagcctgtttggcctctgcagccccagcccagctgccgcctgatgtaccttgccctgacttcaccttgtactgaccttgccttgcctgttcctgattcttgcttcctgaccctaccttgtaccccctcatctcgctctgcatcttgccctgccttttccagtcctctctCACTATCCTGATCTCAGTCCTCTCtcgctatccgctccagtctccttctgctctagtctccctcTGCATGCTATCttcagtttgatctgatctacgcctgcaccgtcccgtcccatccagtctgttcctgttccactcctgctccattcagtctgttcctgtcctgagtcgtcgccctcttcatcctgcctagtccagttcggatcttcgccctctccatcctgttctgctctgcacctaatccagtctgactcttcgccctcatcaacctgttcctgccttccctttatgtgttccctaggcacatacagctcctgcctcaaggactcaccctttctCCATCAGTCTTCACagcaccccctacctaatccttgacagaatgctctggacacaagagtctgcaagggctgttcctgtgtCTTCAGACCTGATTCCCAAAAAGACTAAATACTCTATTTTGACCCGaagatactgtgatggctcccaAGTAAAATTCCAATTTTCCTGGAGGAAGTTCTGCTCCTGTCGCAGAAAGAACATTTTTTGAATGCTTCCCCAGTTGAGCAAGTTTCTGAGATCATTTTTTTCCTGCTAGAAGGTAAAGCTCGTTCCTGGGCAgagaacttactgtgcagtaaatcccctttaatctacaatactgctcagtttctgctGGCATTTCTAGATGAATTTGACCCAGTTCCAGGGCCTGCTATCCCTCTGCAGCCTGCCTCCGTTCCTGGGCCTGTTACCCCTCAGCAAATGGTTCCTCAGCAGCAGCTTCAGAGGGGCCTTCCCAGCAGCCActgctgcctacagctccagaggggccatCCCAGCAGCCGccgctgcctacagctccagaggggccatCCCAGGAGCCGCCGCTGCCTACTGTTCCAGTGGGGCTTCCCCAGCAGCCAcagctgcctacagctccagtgGGGCCTTCCCAGCAGCCGCTGCCTGTGGCTCCAGTGGAGCCTTCCCAGCAGCCGccgctgcctacagctccagtgGGGCCTTCCCAGCAGCCGCCACTGTCTACAGctccagtggggccttccctgccactgccttcagctccagagccagCTCCCCAGCAGCCTCCACTGTCCACAGCTCCAGCTAGGCTTCCCCGATGACTCGCTGCCTCCTGTacctgtgccggctccccagcagctgcctcccgTACCTGTGCTGGCTCCCCAGCACCTGCCTCCCTTACCTGTGCCagctccccagcagctgccttCTGTACTTGTGCCGACTCCCCAGCAGCATCCTCCCGTacctgtgccggctccccagcAGCTACCTCCTTTACCCATGCCATGTCTCATGCCCCTAGGAGGGGGCTTCTACCATGTCCTGTGCCCCTAGGAGGGGTCTTTTGccgtgtcttaacacagtgactgtaaCAACTCAAAAAATAACCTCCAAAACCCCGGAACTCATGAAgggggcacccgcgagggtggagttgcctgtATCGCTCCCAGTAccccaggcactcatgtggagggcacctgtgagggtggagttgcctgtacctttgccagaacccaaggcactcatgtggagggcacccgcgagggcGATTTGCCTGTACCTCTGCCAGAACCCAAGGCACTTATGAAGGGGGCACCCGCAAGGGTGGAGTTGCCAATACTGctgccaagtcccagggcacccgccaggatggctcttccgagtcccagggcacccaccagggtggctctgcTAAGTTCCAGGATGGCTCTGACTATAGCATTATCTCCTAGTTGGGCACCGTGTGGGTAattctgcccatagcattgccagttccccaggcgCATGAAAATATTGGTCACTGTGGTGCCTGCaagtcgccttgtgaggggggatactgtcaggtattgctgggattcgagccagggacctttgggtttctggctcagtgccttaaccatttggccaggtgagcagcctgtagggttgcttgcGATGTTACCTGGCCTCTCCGGCctcagcccagctgcagcctgattggcctctccaggctcagcccagctgccgcctgattagttccaatcagggctgactctgccctatttaaggtcagccctccaaacacaccttgccgagcattgtttcccagactagcagtgtggcattgtccctagctaagggtttcagctTTTGCCTTCTTGCCTTGTTCTGTCCTACCTTGAACCTTTACTCCTTATCCTTCCTTGTTCCGTTCCTGTCTggtctttccctcccagttctACCTTTCATCTTGCCTTAACCTATTTCAGCCTTGACCATGACCTGacccctgccttgcttgttcctgatttctgcttcctattccaccttgtaccttgccctgacttcaccttttACTGACCTTGcctcgcctgttcctgattcttgcttcctgacccttccttgtacttGTACCCCCTCAtcttgctctgcatcttgccctgctcGCAATTCCTCTctcgctatcctgctctccagtcctctcttgctatccgctccagtctccctctgcactctatcatCAGTTTGATCTGAACTACGCCTGCACCAtactgtcccatccagtctgttcctgttccactcctgctccattcagtctgttcctgtcctgagtcgttgacctc from Xenopus laevis strain J_2021 chromosome 1S, Xenopus_laevis_v10.1, whole genome shotgun sequence harbors:
- the tbx5.S gene encoding T-box transcription factor TBX5 — translated: MADTEEAYGMPDTPVEAEPKELQCEPKQDNQMGASSKTPTSPQAAFTQQGMEGIKVFLHERELWLKFHEVGTEMIITKAGRRMFPSYKVKVTGLNPKTKYILLMDIVPADDHRYKFADNKWSVTGKAEPAMPGRLYVHPDSPATGTHWMRQLVSFQKLKLTNNHLDPFGHIILNSMHKYQPRLHIVKADENNGFGSKNTAFCTHVFSETAFIAVTSYQNHKITQLKIENNPFAKGFRGSDDMELHRMSRMQSKEYPVVPRSTVRQKVSSNHSPFSQETRNITGSSTLNSQYQCENGVSSTSQDLLPPSSAYPSLPHESAPIYHCTKRKVSEEPAELSYKKPYMDTSPSEEDPYYRSGYPQPSSSSSSNNSFRTESAQRQACMYASSAPATEPVPSLEDISCNSWSSVPSYSSCTVGGGMQPMERLPYQHFSAHFTSSSLMPRLSNHGSTQPSDSHSMFQHQSTHQTIVRQCNPQSGLQQSSALQSTEFLYPHSVPRTISPHQYHSVHGVGMAPDWNENS